The proteins below are encoded in one region of Populus alba chromosome 2, ASM523922v2, whole genome shotgun sequence:
- the LOC118035750 gene encoding uncharacterized protein isoform X1, with translation MVDAMEHRTADREMSDVTAAQQHQVPNDNNVREMLTLARQLINQGNPSQALQAVVMAMKTKGGDQAVFQSLHRARELYLNRLQASTNVDHLASLFAECAIAEAQPLQDDQTPLNGGDQSPSAVPEVHVNSILAETGRTQIVLDAFSDGSSFICLQCGGLVSNYRKDEHYAFWCG, from the exons ATGGTTGATGCCATGGAACATCGTACTGCAGACAGAGAGATGTCTGACGTTACGGCGGCGCAGCAGCATCAAGTCCCAAATGACAACAACGTACGAGAGATGCTCACATTGGCTcgccaactcatcaatcaaggCAACCCTTCTCAAGCTCTCCAAGCG GTGGTCATGGCAATGAAAACCAAAGGTGGGGATCAAGCTGTATTTCAATCCTTGCACCGTGCTCGTGAGCTGTATTTGAACAGATTGCAAGCGAGCACTAATGTTGATCATCTGGCCTCTTTGTTTGCTGAATGTGCAATTGCTGAGGCCCAGCCTTTACAAGATGACCAAACACCACTTAATGGAGGTGACCAATCACCTTCAGCTGTACCCGAAGTTCATGTAAACTCCATACTTGCAGAAACTGGCAGGACGCAAATTGTGTTGGATGCTTTCTCAGATGGGAGCAGTTTCATCTGCCTTCAATGTGGTGGTCTCGTAAGTAATTATCGCAAAGACGAGCACTATGCATTCTGGTGTGGTTGA
- the LOC118035750 gene encoding uncharacterized protein isoform X2, whose amino-acid sequence MAMKTKGGDQAVFQSLHRARELYLNRLQASTNVDHLASLFAECAIAEAQPLQDDQTPLNGGDQSPSAVPEVHVNSILAETGRTQIVLDAFSDGSSFICLQCGGLVSNYRKDEHYAFWCG is encoded by the coding sequence ATGGCAATGAAAACCAAAGGTGGGGATCAAGCTGTATTTCAATCCTTGCACCGTGCTCGTGAGCTGTATTTGAACAGATTGCAAGCGAGCACTAATGTTGATCATCTGGCCTCTTTGTTTGCTGAATGTGCAATTGCTGAGGCCCAGCCTTTACAAGATGACCAAACACCACTTAATGGAGGTGACCAATCACCTTCAGCTGTACCCGAAGTTCATGTAAACTCCATACTTGCAGAAACTGGCAGGACGCAAATTGTGTTGGATGCTTTCTCAGATGGGAGCAGTTTCATCTGCCTTCAATGTGGTGGTCTCGTAAGTAATTATCGCAAAGACGAGCACTATGCATTCTGGTGTGGTTGA